Proteins co-encoded in one Scomber scombrus chromosome 14, fScoSco1.1, whole genome shotgun sequence genomic window:
- the kctd7 gene encoding BTB/POZ domain-containing protein KCTD7, whose protein sequence is MQERRTLPLPRVMVVFSAAGDTDKPGDAMSSSDSAEDDYRKPASPTPSLTLSKPLRSELGTQEQEFPEVISLNVGGTYFTTRLSTLRRYEDTMLAAMFSGRHYIPRDAEGRFFIDRDGAHFGDILNFLREGELPHRDRVRAVHREAQYYSIGPLLDSLEDTQPLTGEKVRQAFLDLLPYYRDNLERIVEIAKLRAMQKKARFAKLKICVYKEEMPITPYERPLFNSLRFERSDSEAKLFEHHCEVDVSFGPWEAVADVYDLLHCIVSDLAERGITAEQQCIGVCDKHLINHYYCKRPIYEFKITWW, encoded by the exons ATGCAGGAGCGACGGACGCTGCCATTACCCAGGGTGATGGTGGTGTTCTCGGCCGCGGGGGACACCGACAAACCGGGGGATGCTATGTCCAGCTCGGACTCTGCGGAGGACGATTACCGTAAGCCAGCCTCCCCGACTCCGAGCCTCACCCTGAGCAAGCCGCTCCGCTCCGAGCTGGGCACTCAGGAGCAGGAG TTTCCAGAGGTCATCTCTCTGAACGTGGGCGGCACGTACTTCACCACACGCCTGTCTACGCTGCGGCGGTACGAGGACACCATGTTGGCCGCCATGTTCAGTGGGCGTCACTACATCCCCCGCGACGCAGAGGGACGCTTCTTCATCGATCGTGACGGAGCGCATTTTGG GGACATCCTGAACTTCCTGCGAGAAGGTGAACTTCCTCACAGGGACCGTGTGAGAGCAGTGCACAGAGAGGCTCAGTATTACTCCATCGGCCCCCTGCTGGACAGCCTGGAGGACACGCAGCCACTCACGGGAGAGAAAGTCCGACAAGCTTTCCTCGATTTGCTGCCCTACTACAGAG acaaTCTGGAGCGTATTGTGGAGATTGCCAAACTGAGGGCGATGCAGAAAAAGGCACGCTTTGCCAAGCTAAAGATCTGCGTCTACAAGGAGGAGATGCCCATCACGCCATACGAGCGTCCTCTTTTTAACTCTCTGCGCTTCGAGCGCTCGGACAGCGAGGCCAAGCTCTTTGAGCATCACTGCGAGGTGGACGTTTCTTTTGGACCTTGGGAGGCGGTGGCAGACGTTTATGATCTTCTACACTGCATTGTCAGTGACCTGGCCGAGCGCGGCATCACTGCCGAGCAGCAGTGCATCGGTGTCTGTGACAAGCACCTTATCAACCATTACTACTGCAAGAGGCCCATCTATGAGTTCAAGATCACATGGTGGTGA